In Deinococcus maricopensis DSM 21211, the sequence GTGATGGTCGAGGATGCGGCGCACCGGGTGGAAGTACAGGCTCTCGTACAGGAAGTCCCGGGTGCTGAGCAGCATCTCGGCGGCCTGCAGCGCGCCCGCCTGTACACCCACGACGCTCTCCCCCGCCACGCTAGGCAGCAGGAGCAGGCGGCTCACGAGGCGGTCCGCGTCGAAGCCGCCGCCGACGGCGCCGCTGTGGTGCGCGTCGCGCAGCAGGTAGTCGACGCGGTCCGCGCCGAACGCACTTCCGGTGATCAGTTCGCTGAGCGCCCGCTCCCAGGCGCTCAGCGGCGCGTCGCCCGCGCGGGCGCCCACAGCGACGCGCGCCACGTCGCGCGCGGCCACGCCCAGGCGCCGCCACGCGGGCGCGAGCGCGTCCGAGCGGATCACGCGGTCACTGAGGTCCTCGTGGTCGAGGCCTTCGGGGAGGAGGTCCTCGGCGGCGTGCGAGAACGGCAGGTGCCCGAGGTCGTGCGTCAGGGCGGCCATGCGCACGACCGTGCGCCAGTACGGCAGGTCCGCGTCGTCCGGCGGGGGGAGCGCACCGGGGAAGCGTGCGTGGTTGGTGGTGATCGCGTCGAACGCGCGGCCCGCGAGGTGCATGACGCCCAGGGAGTGCTCGAAGCGGCGGTGCGTGGCGCCCGGGTACACCATCATGCTCAGCGCCAGCTGGTGAATGTGCCGCAGGCGCTGCACGGGCGGCGTGTCCAGCAGGGCGCGTTCGGCGCTGCTGAGGCGCACGAAGCCGTGAATGGGGTCCTTGAGTTCGTGCGTGCGCGCGGTCGTCACGCCCGGATTGTACGCGCGCCTGCTCAAACAGCGGCGGCGCGCGTGGTCGGGCGCGCGGTACAGTCACGGCGTGAGTTCCGCTGCGCCCGCCCGTTCGTCGTCGTCGGGGGTGCTGCTGGCCCTCGGGTCCGCCCTCGCGTTCAGCAGCCTCGCGGTGTGGGGCAAACTCGCGGGTGAGGTGGGCCTCGCCACGTACACGCTGCTGCCGTGGCGGTTCGGGCTGGTGGCCGCCGCCCTGTTCCTGGTGGCGGGTGGGCGCGCGCCGCTCGGCGTGCGCGCCCGCATGCTGGGCAGCGGCGTGCTGTACAGTCTCGCGACGACGTGTTACTTCCTGGCGCTCGCGCGCATCACGGCGGGCGCGACGGGGTTGCTGCTGTATCTCAGCCCGGCGTTTGTGGTGCTGTTCGCGGCGCTGCTGGGCCGGAAGCCCGCGCGGGCGCAGCTGGCGGGGGTGGCGCTGGCCGTGGTGGGCCTCGCGGTCGTGATCGGCCTGCCGGGCGCCGGGGACCGCGACGCGACCGGCCTGGCGTTCGGGGTGCTGACGGGCGCGCTGTACGGCGCATACCTGCTGTACGCCGAGCGGTTCCTGAAGGACACGCCGCCGTTACAGACGACCGCGCACATGAGCCTGGTGGCGGCGGTGGTGTTCGCGCTGCTGGGCGCGGGGACGGGCACGCTGGACGTGCCGCGCGGCCTGGACGCGTGGGGGGTGGTGCTCGCCACCGCCATCTTCCCGACGTTGCTGGCCGTGCCAACACTGTACGCGGCGATCACGCGGCTGGGCGCGGCGCGCGCGTCGGTGCTCGCCACGACCGAGCCGCTGTGGACGGTGCTGCTCGCGGCGCTGGTGCTGCACGAGCCGCTGCGCCCGGCGGTCCTGATCGGCGGGGGCCTCATTCTTGTGGGGGCGCTGGTGGCGCAGCGCGCGCCTGTGCATCCGGGGGAGCATGTATGACAGGGACCGTGACCGCCGTGAGCCGCAGTGAGGCGCATGGGTTCAGCAAGCACGCCGAGCCGGGCATTCGCCTGCTTGCGGGGCTGGGGGTGGAGGGGGACGTGCACGCGGGCGTAACCGTGAAGCACCGCTCGCGCGTCGCGGTGGACCCGGCGCAGCCGAATCTGCGGCAGGTGCATCTGATGCACGCGGAACTGCACGATGAGCTGCGGGCGGCGGGGTTCGACGTGCGTGCCGGCAGCCTCGGGGAGAACGTCACGACGCGCGGCGTGGACCTGCTGGGCCTGCCAGTCGGGGCGCGCCTGCAGCTGGGGGCGTCGGCGGTGGTGGAGGTGACGGGCCTGCGGAACCCGTGCGCGCAGATCGAGGCGTTCCAGCCGGGCCTGCTGGCGCGCGTCGCGTACCGCGCGGCGGACGGCACGCTGGTGCGCCGTGCGGGCGTCATGGGCGTCGTGCTGGTGGGCGGGACGGTGCGCGCGGGCGACGTGGTGACGGTGACGCTTCCGCCGCCTCACCGGCCGCTGGAGCGCGTGTAACGGGGCATATGCTGGGTGGGCGCTCGGTAGACTGACCCGGTGAATCCCTCGCAGATCTTCCGCATCATCCGGTACGTGGCCCTGCTGCTGGTCCTGCTGGCTTCCATGAACAACTGGGTGGTGCTCGGCCTGGACCGGCGCGGGCTGTGGGTGGTGGCGTTGGTGGTGTACGCCGTCACGTACGCGCTGGAGTTCAGCCCGAAACGCAACCGCCGGTCGTAAAGCAGGAGGCGCCCGCATGCGGGCGCCTCCTGCTTGTGGTGGGCGGTTACTCGTCGTCCGCTTCGCCCTTTTTGCCTTTCTTGTACGGGCCTTTTTCCTTCCAGACGATCTTCACGGGAATGCCGGCGAGCTGCAGGTCCTCGCGGATGCGGTTGTGCAGGAAGTTCTCGTACGAGCGGGTGACGTAGTCGGCGCGGTTCGCGAAGATCACGAAGGTGGGCGGCGCCGTTTCGGCCTGCGTCATGAAGTACATCTTGAGCTGCTTGCCGTGGAAGTTCGGGACGCGCTGGCGCATCTGCCACACGCCGAGCCAGCGGTTGAGTTCGCTGGTGGGGATGCGCGACTGCCACTTCGCGTAGAGTTTCATGGCTTCGGCGAGCAGGTCGTGGATGCCGTACTCGTTGATGGCGCTGGTGTACACGCGCGGCGCGAACGCGATGTGGAAGAGCTTCTGGTCGAGGTCCTTCTCGGCTTTCTTGAGGTCCTCGTCGGGCACGAGGTCCCATTTGTTCACGACGACAATCACGGGTTTGCCGCTGTCGTACGCGAGGTTCGCGAGCTTGAGTTCGTGGTCGCCGAGTTCGGTGACGTTCAGGACGAGCAGGATGACGTCGCTGCGCGTGATGGCGGCTTCGCTGCGCATCATCGCGTACTCCTCGATGCTGGTGTCGGGGCGTTTGCGGATACCGGCGGTGTCGACGAGCACGAAGCGCTGCCCGGCGTAGTCCCATTCGACGTCAACGCTGTCTCGGGTGGTGCCGGGCACGTCGCTGACGATGACGCGTTCGCTGCCGGTGATGGCGTTCAGGAGGCTGCTCTTGCCGACGTTCGGGCGGCCGATCAGGCTGATGCGAATGGGCGCGACTTCGGGCACGTCCGCGTCGTCTTCGGGGAGGTAGTCGAGGACGCGGTCCATCAGGTCGTCGAGGCCGCGGGCGTGCTCGGCGCTGACGGGGAGGGGCTCGCCGAAGCCCAGGCCCCACAGTTCCGCGAGGTACGCGTCGTGTTTGGGGTTGTCGATCTTGTTGGCGACGACGATGACGGGCTTGCCGAGGCGGCGGAGCCACTCGGCGACCTCGTAGTCGGCGGCGGAGAGGTCGTCGCGCGGGTCGAGGACGAAGATGACGCACTGCGCGCCTTCCATGGCCCATTCGGCTTTCTGGCGAATGGCTTCTTCCCATTCGTCGCCGCTCCAGAGGCCGCCGGTGTCGATCAGGACAATGCGGTGGTTCTGGTAGAGCATGACGCCTTCCTTGGCGTCGCGGGTGACGCCGGGGAAGTCGGCGACGACGGCTTCGCGGCGGCCGACGAGGCGGTTGAACAGGCTGCTTTTGCCCACGTTGGGGCGGCCCACAATGGCGACTTTGTGCATGGTGACTCCGGGCCGCGCGCCCCGGGGCGGCGCTGTGGGCGCGCGCGGGGCGGTGGCGGCGTTGTGCGCTCCTGCTCGGTGTCGCGCGCACAGGAGCGTGGGGTGCGCGCGCCGCGCCCGCCCGAATTGGCGGGGTAGACAGGCAAGTGTACCGCGCGCACCTGAAGTCGTGGTGAGGGCCGCGCCCGGGCGCGGGTCAGGGGGTGGTGGGGGCGACTGGGTTGCCGAGGCGGCCCTGGGCGGTCTGGCGGTGGCCGGTGGCGGGGCGGAGCGTGCCGGCGCGGCCCAGGCCCGTGGGGGGCATGTTCACGTAGATGCTTTCGTGCGCGCCGGCGGGCACGAGGTACGTTTCGTGCCAGATGCCGACGGCGCCGCCGGCGGCGCGGGCGTGGCGCTGGTAGGCGCGCCAGGCGGGAAGGTGCGCGCGGTCCTGGGCGCGGGCGTAGGCGTGGAGGTGTTCAATGCTGCGCCAGTACTGCACCTGGGTGAGGCCGTGGAAGTGGGCGCCCAGCAGGCCCAGTTCGGGTTGGCTCTGCAGTTCGCGGAGCATGCGGGGCATGGCGAGGAACACCGGGAGCCAGGCGCGGATCTTCCAGGGCTGGTTGATGCGCATGCCGATCAGGAAGACGACGAAGTCGCCGGACAGGTCAGCGGTCACACGGTCATAGGCACGGTTCATGGGTTCCTCCGGACCATCCATTTCAAACAGTCTATTTTGGACGGTCTAAACGAAGCGTACACTCAGGGCATGTCCGATGCAACCCTCGGCCCGTCCGCCTACATCGTGCTGGGCCTGCTGGCCCAGTACGGCCCCGCCACCTCCTACGACCTCAAACGCTGGGTGGATGACTCCATCGGGTATTTCTGGAGTTTCCCGCGCTCCCAGCTGTACGCCGAACCGCAGCGCCTCAGCGCCCTCGGCCTCCTCAGCGACGCCCAGGAACAGGACGGCCGACGCAAACGCACCTACACCATCACCGACGCCGGCCGACGCGCCCTCAGCGCGTGGTTGGCCGCCCCCGCCGGACCGGTGGAACTCCGCGACCCCGGCCTGCTCAAGCTGTTCTTCATCGGTGTCGCGCCCGGCGGCCAGCGCGCCCTGGCGGCCGAGCAGCTCGCCCTGCACCGCGCGCGCCTCGCCGAGTACGAAGCCCTCGCCGCGAATCTGTGCACCGACGTCACGCAGCAGCCTCTGGGCATGGGCCTGCTGTACGAGCGCGCCAGCCTCGCGTTCTGGTCGACGCTGCTGGACGGCGCGCCGCAGGACCAATGACCGGAACGCCGCAGCGCTGACCGGTCCCCGAGGGGCGGATGGTATGCTCCCGTCAGGCCCGCCGCGCGCGGACAGGGACGGTCAGGTCCGCCGCATACTGGCAGATTGGAGATCCGCATGAACATCACCCAGGACAAGGTCGTCGAACTGGAGTACGTGCTCAAGGTGGACGGCGAGGTCGTTGACCAGAGCGAACCGGGCGAGCCGCTCATCTACCTGCACGGTCACAACAACATCATTTCCGGCCTGGAGCGTGCCCTGGAGGGCAAAGCGGTCGGCGACGAACTGAGCGTCACCGTCAACCCCGAAGACGGGTACGGCGAACACGACGAGGAAAACGTGCAGACCGTGTCGCGCGCGGACTTCGACGAGGAAGAAGTCGAGGTCGGCGCACAGTACTTCGCGCAGGCCGACGACGGCAGCGTCATGCCGTTCACGGTCGTGGACGTGCAGGGCGACGAGGTCACGGTGGACTTCAACCCGCCCCTCGCCGGTGAAACGCTGCACTTCGACGTGAAGGTCCTCGCGGTGCGCGACGCCACCGCCGAGGAACTGGAGCACGGGCACGCGCACGGCGACGGCGCGCACGACCACGAGTAACCCCTTCGGGACAGGCAGGGCCGGGTCACGCGACCCGGCCCTGCCTGATGGTGTCTAACGCGCCGGGCAGGATTTCACAGCGGCACCACGCGCGCCGCTGTACCCTGAGGTATGCTTCACAATTTGCTGGTGTGGGCGGTCCTCGCGACGGCCCCGGCCATGAACTCGTTGTTGGTAGACGCGAACCCGTCGCCGTGCCTGAAGGTGCGCGTGCAGACCTGGGAGGGCGACAAGCGGCTCAGTGAGGTGTTCCTCGCGCCGGACGGCAACCACGTCGTGCGGCCCGGCGAGACGTTCCCGAGCTTCCAGAAGGGGCACAGCTACCGGCTGATGGCGTCATGCTTCACGGCGAAGGGCACGCAGCAGTCCGCCGGGCTGGACTTCAAGGCGGACGGCCGCACGGTCATCGTGGCGTTCACCAGCAACGGCTTCCTGTTCCGCCGGGGCGGCGTGGCGTACTAAAGGACCGCGTCAACGGGTGCGCAGGCCCAGCAGCAGCGCCGCCGTGAAGCTCGCGCCGAACGGCAGGTTGGTGGTCAGCACCTGCAGCACCCGGTCCCCGAGGGCCCGTCCGCCCTCCTCGAGGAGCGGCTGGAAGGCCGACTGCACCCGCGTCCAGTCGACGTGCACGAACCCCTGCGCGGCGAGCAGCTGCACCGCAATGAACAGCAGGCCCAGGATCAGCAGGGCGGCGCGGCCCGCTTTTTTGAGGGCGTAACCACAGGCGAAGCCAAGCACCGCGCCGACGCTCAGGTCGGGCAGGTGGTCGCGGAGCAGGGTGGTGAAGTCAGGCACGGCGTTGCCCGGTATGCTAGCGCGCACATTCGGGGGTGCGTGCCCTGCACGCGCGGTACAGTGACGATGAGGTATGGACGCAACCGCCGAGCAGGACATCCTGACGCTCCCCGAACTGGAGCGCCTGCGCGCTGGGGACGAGGTGGCGTGGCACGAGTTCGTGACGCGCTACGAGCGGCGCATGTACGCGTACCTGTACCGCCTGGAAGGCCACCAGGAAGAAGCGCTGGAGCTGACGCAGGAGGTGTTCTACCGCGCGTGGCGCTCCATCCGGACGTTCCGCGCCGGGGAGCGCATCCTGCCGTGGCTGTACCAGGTGGCGCGCAACACGCAGATTGAACGGCACCGCCGCAAGCAGCTGCCGCGCTTCTCGCTGGAGGAGGCGCAGGAGGACGTAGGGTTCGAGGCGATCAGCGCCCGGCCCGGCCCGGTGCAGGCTGCCGAAAGCGCCGACGCGCAGGACCGCGTGCAGCGGGCGCTGATGCAGCTCGCGCCGGAGTACCGCGAGGCGGTGGTGCTGCGGTTCGTGGAGGACCTGCCGTACGACGAGATCGCGCGGCTGCAGGGCGTGGCTGTCGGCACGGCCAAAAGCCGGGTGTTCCGCGCAAAGGAGCAGCTGGCGGGCGTGCTGGGAGGCGTGTTCAGCGAGTGAGCGCGTTCATGAAGGCCGCCTGAAGGTGTGCGCGGGAACCATGGGCCGCGCGGCCGCGTAAAAGCATACAGGTGAAGCCTGTGTGACCGACCGCGCGCGTGAACTGCTGCATCTGGCCCTGGAGGGCGACCTGACGGTCACGGACCGTGAGGCGCTGACTGCTGCCCTGAAGGACCCGGAAGTAGCGGCGCAGTACGCGCGCCTGCAGGCCGTTCAGGCCGCGCTGCGGGAGACGCCGGTCATGCCGCGCAGCGTCGCGGCGGACGTGGCGCGCGAGGTGGCACTCACCGCGGCCCTCGTGCCGCCCGCCATGCCGGCGTCGGTGGCGGCGCGCGTCGTTGAGGACGTCCGCGCCGCGCGCGCCCTCAGCGCGGACCGGCCGACCATGCCGCGCAGCGTCGCCGCCAGCGTGACCGCCCGGATCGGCGCGGCCAGCGCCGCATCCACGCCACTAGCCGGGGAGGACGCGGTCGAGGCGGCGCTGCGCGGCCTCACGCCCCCGCCCATGCCGGCGTCGGTCGCGGCGAGCGTCGTCGCGCGCGTCTCGCGCGACGCCCGCCGCAATCCCGCCCCCACCCTGCTGGTGGGTGGGCTGGTGGTCGCCCTCGCCCTGATGGGCGCGTCCCAGGCCGGCGAGAACCTCACCGCCGGCGCCACGGTCCTGCGCGCGCTCGCTGCGCAGCTGTCGCCGCTCGCGGTGGCGGGCTTCGCGCTGCTGATGCTCGCGAGTCTGCTGGTGAGCGTGCGCCCCACCCCGCGCCTGCAACGCGCGGGCGGCCTCGCGTTCGCGCTCGCGGCGATCCTGACCGTTCCGGGCCTGTGGTCGTTCGCGGGCGGTGACGGCACGAACCGCGTGCGCGTGGGCGGGAACGTCGTCGTGGACCGCACGGTGCCCGGCAACGTCCTCGTGGTCGGCGGCGACGTGATCCTCAAACCCGGCGCGGACGTGCGCGGCGAAGTTGTCGCGCTGCTCGGGGACGTGCAGCAGGAGGAAGGCGCGCACGTGGAAGGCACCGTGGGCGCCCTGCTCGGCACCGTGGACAGCCGCGACCGTGACGCGCTCAGCACCGCGCCCGTCGCGCGGCTCGGCACGGCCAGCGCGTTCCAGCCGCTGCTGTCCTGGCTGGGCAGCGGCGCGTGGCCGCGCGTGTACGTGGCGTTGCTGGGCGGCCTGATGGCGCTGCTGTTCCTGCGGGGCGTCGCGCCACGCCTCGCGAGCGCGCAGCGGCACGCCCCGGTGCGCACGCTCGCGCTCGGCACGCTGGCGCTCGGCGTGACGCTGCCGCCCCTGCTGCTCGCCGCCATGAGCGGCTTCCTGGCGCCCGCGCTGGTCGGCGCGGCGCTGCTCGTCGTGGCGTTCAGCGTCGGCCTCGTCGTGAGCCTGTACGACGCGGGCCGCGCCGTGACGCGCCGCGCCGGCCTGCCGCTCCCCGACACGGTCGGGGCGCTGCTGGGCCTGAGTGCCTTCACGGCGACGCTGGGCGTCCCGCCGCTCGCGCTCGCCGCGTGGCTGATCGGCGGCGCGTGGGGTGCGGGCACGCTGATCCTCACGCGCCGCGACTGGCTGGGTGGCCGCGGCGCCGTCCGCTGAGCGCCCGCGTGTCAAGCGAGCAGGTACGGACGGGCGGCCTCGAAGCCGTCCAGCGCGCGCGGGTCGAGCAGAACGTCGTCGTCCTCGCGGCGCGCCAAGCCCGCCTGCACGAAGCGGTTGAGTTCCGCCTCGACGCGCTGCTGCACGCGCCGGAGCATCAGGGTGTCGGCGTCCGGCACGCCGCGCCACGTCAGGAACGCCCGGTGAAAGGTGGGCAGGGCGTCCAGGCCCACGCGGGTTTCCAGGTTCCGCCACGACAGGGAAAGAGCAGTCATGCCTGTATGACAGCATGCCGCGCGCTCCCGCGGGGCGCCGGGTAGACTGGCGCATGTTGTCCGAGGCTTCACGTCAGCGGCTGGTGCGCGTCGCCCTGGGCGCGGAGGCCGGCGACCTCCTGATCCGGGACGCGCGCGTGGTCAGTGCCCTCACGGGCGAGGTGTACGGCGCGGACGTCGTGATTGCCGGTGGCGTCATCGCGGGCGTCGGGCGTGGGTACCGCGCGCGGGACACGCTGAACGCGGGCGGCGCGTACCTCGCGCCGGGGTTCATGGACGCGCACATTCACATCGAGTCGAGTTTCCTGACGCCCGCGCGGTTCGCGGAGGCGGTACTGCCGCGCGGCACGACGGCGGTGGTCGCCGAGCCGCACGAGATTGCGAACGTGCTGGGCGTACCGGGCGTGGCGTGGATGCTGGACGCGGGGCGGGCGAGCGGCCTGCGGGTGTTCGCGTCCATGCCGTCGTGCGTGCCGGCCAGCGCGTTCGAGCAGGGCGGCGCGAGTGTCGGCGCGGCGGAGGTGGAGGCGGGGCTGCGCCTGCCAGGCGTGCTGGGCCTCGCGGAAATGATGAACTACCCTGGCGTGCTCGGCGGGGACGAGGAGGTGTGGGCGGTGCTGGGCGCCGCGCGGGGTGCGCGGCTGGACGGGCACGCCGCGGGCCTGAGCGGCCGCTCGTTGCAGGCGTACGCGGCAGCGGGCCTGCATTCGGACCATGAGGCGGTCACGCCGGACGGCGCGAGGGAGCGCCTGCGCGCCGGGCTGTGGTTGATGGTGCGCGAGGGCAGCGCCGCGCGGAACCTGCAGGCGCTGCTGCCGGTGCTGCGCGAACGCCCGCGCCGCGCGATGCTCGTCAGCGACGACGTGTCCGTGGATGAGCTGCTGGATCTGGGGCACCTGGACCGGCTGCTGCGCGCGTGCGTGGCAGGCGGCGTGGACGCGCTGTACGCGCTGGGGCTGGTAACGCACGCGCCCGCCGAGTACTGGGGCCTCACGGCGCACGGGGCGGTCGCGCCGGGGTACGCGGCGGACCTGGTGCTTCTGGACGACCTGGTGGAGTTCCGCGTGCGCGAGACGCTGGTGGGCGGCGTGGTGGCGCGCGGGGGCGGGGCGACGCCTCCGCTGGCCGGCGGGGGGACGCATCTGGGGCCGGACTGGGCCGGGGTGCCGCTGGACGTGCCGGCCCACTGGCCGACCATCGGGGTGTCCGGGGACCAGATCGAAACGCGGGCCCTGCCGCCGGGGCAGGGCGACACGAAGCTGGTGGTGGCCGAGCGGCACGCGGGCGTGACGCGGGCGGCGGCGGCGTTCGCGCGGGGAGTGGGGTTGCGGTCCGGCGCGCTGTCGCTGAGCGTTCTGCATGACGCGCACCACGCGATCATTGCGGGCGCGACGGACGCGGAGATCCGCGCGGCGGGCCGCGCGCTGGAGGCGCAGGGCGGCGGGGCGGTGTTCGTGGAGCGCGGGGAGGTCGTGGCGGCGTTCCCGCTGCCGCTTGCGGGCCTCATGACGGACGCGCCCCCCGCCGAAGCGGCGCGGGCCGCGCGGGCGGTGAGCGAGGCGGCGCGCGCGCGCGGCTGCCCGCTGCCGCAGCCGCTCACGACGCTCAGCTTCCTGGGCCTGACGGTGATTCCGGAGTTGAAGCTCACACCGCAGGGCCTGTTCGACGTGCGCGCCTGGGCACTGGTGGAGTGAGGGGTCCAGCGCGCTGGGCGGGTACACTCGCGGTATGGCTACCATCACCATCGAGGGGTTCGGGACGGTCGAGGCGCACGCGGATGAGCGGTTGGTGCTGGCGCTGGAACGTGCGGGCACCGGCGTTCTGCACCGCTGTGGGGGCGTGGCGCGCTGCACCACGTGCCGCGTGGAGTTCCTGCGCGGGGAGCCGACACCCATGACCGCCGCCGAGCGCGACAAGCTGGACGAGAAGGGGCTGCTGGGGAGCGCGCGGCTGTCCTGTCAGATCCCCTGTACGGGGGACATGACTGTGCGCGTCGTGCAGACAGAAGCCAGCACCGGCTTGGAAGCCGGCAAGGCCCCGGCTCCACAGATCGAGCCGGAGCCGGTATGGGTGGAGCGGCCCAGCGCCTGAGCTGATGTTTCACGTGAAACAGGCGGCTGCACCCGGCCGCAGCCTGTTTCGCTGAGCGGCTCCACCCGCCAGTCTCAAGGGATCGGCTCGTTGTCCGGGTGCAGGCCCAGGCCGGCCAGCACCTGCGCCCGGGACCAGCCGATCAGGGCCCGCAGGTCCTGCAGCGCCGCCTCGAATTCCGCCTGCCCCGGCGCCCCACGCTCCGCCACTTCCCGCAGGCACGCCCAGCGGGCATTGCGTTCCCGCAAGAACTCCGAGCGGCTCATGCTCATGCCCGCAGCGTACACCGACGCGGAGCTGCTGCGTCGCTCCTCATGGCCTCAAGGTACAATCCTGGGCGTGCTGAAAAAACTCGCGCCCTACGTGCTGCGGGAAGTGCTCCCCCTGTATGTGGTGGGCGCGTTGGTGTTCCTGCTGCTCACCACCACCGACCTGATCAGCGGCGTGGTCGGCATTCTGCTCAGCTACCACCCCACACCACGGCAGGCCTGGCTGCTGTACGTGACGCAGGTGCCCCGCCTGCTGAACCAGTCCCTGATCCTCGCCATTCCCTTCGCGGTGCTGGTCGGCTTCGGGCGCCTCGCGAAGGACAGCGAACTCAAGGCCACGGCCGCCGGCGGCGTCCGCCCCCTGAACCTCGCGTGGCCGCTGCTGCTGCCCGCCGCGCTCATCGGCGCGTTCGTGTTCTACAACGGCGCGTACCTCACGCCGCAGGCGCAGGCGCAGTGGAACACCGCGTGGTTCAGCGTGTACCGGCAGGCGCCACCGCCGCCCGTGACCACCACGTACACGTACGCGCAGGACGGCACGCTGTTCAGCGCCAGCCGCGTGGAAACGCCGCAGGGCGCCACCGTCGCGAACCTCACGGGCGTACTCGTGCAGACGCCCACCGAAACCATCACCGCCTCCACCGGCAGCTGGGACGCCCGCGCGAAAACCTGGACGCTGCCCGGCGGGTGGGTCGTGCGCGGTGACGCGCGCCCCGCCGAGTTCCACACGCCGCGCACGTTCCCGCAGCGTGACGAGATCGCGCGCCCCACGCCGCCGCCCGCCGAATCCACCCTGCCGGAACTGCGCGCGGAACTGGCGTCGGGCCGCCTGAACGTGCAGGAGCGGCGCACGTACCAGTTCAACATCGCCCGGCGGTACGCGGACGCCTTCACGGCCCTGGGCTTCGCCTTCGCCGCGAGCGCCCTAGGCCTGATGGTCCGCAACCGCGCGTGGGCGGTCACGAACGTCGTATTCCTGATCCTGGGCTTCTACATCGTGTGGAGCACCGTCCCGCAACTCGCCGGGAGCGGCGCGCTCCCCCCGAACCTCGCTGCGTGGCTGCCGCCGGGACTGCTGACGCTGCTGGGCGCCGCGCTCGCCTGGAGGCTGCGATGAGCCGCCCGTTCCTGCGCCGCTACGACCGCTACGTCATGGCAGAGATCCTGCCGCTGCTCGTCGCCGGGCTGGTCGTCGTGATGCTCGCCGTGCTGGTCGGCGCGCTGCTGGAAGTCATCGCGCCGCTGCTCGCCAAGGGCGCGTCCCCGGCGCTCGTGGCGCGCCTGGTGGCGCTGCAGCTGCCCGAAGCGATCAAGATTGGCCTGCCGGTCGGGTTCCTGTTCGCCACGCTGCTGGGCCTGTCGCGCCTGTCCAGCGACGCGGAAATC encodes:
- a CDS encoding 2Fe-2S iron-sulfur cluster-binding protein — protein: MATITIEGFGTVEAHADERLVLALERAGTGVLHRCGGVARCTTCRVEFLRGEPTPMTAAERDKLDEKGLLGSARLSCQIPCTGDMTVRVVQTEASTGLEAGKAPAPQIEPEPVWVERPSA
- a CDS encoding adenine deaminase; this translates as MLSEASRQRLVRVALGAEAGDLLIRDARVVSALTGEVYGADVVIAGGVIAGVGRGYRARDTLNAGGAYLAPGFMDAHIHIESSFLTPARFAEAVLPRGTTAVVAEPHEIANVLGVPGVAWMLDAGRASGLRVFASMPSCVPASAFEQGGASVGAAEVEAGLRLPGVLGLAEMMNYPGVLGGDEEVWAVLGAARGARLDGHAAGLSGRSLQAYAAAGLHSDHEAVTPDGARERLRAGLWLMVREGSAARNLQALLPVLRERPRRAMLVSDDVSVDELLDLGHLDRLLRACVAGGVDALYALGLVTHAPAEYWGLTAHGAVAPGYAADLVLLDDLVEFRVRETLVGGVVARGGGATPPLAGGGTHLGPDWAGVPLDVPAHWPTIGVSGDQIETRALPPGQGDTKLVVAERHAGVTRAAAAFARGVGLRSGALSLSVLHDAHHAIIAGATDAEIRAAGRALEAQGGGAVFVERGEVVAAFPLPLAGLMTDAPPAEAARAARAVSEAARARGCPLPQPLTTLSFLGLTVIPELKLTPQGLFDVRAWALVE
- a CDS encoding LptF/LptG family permease, coding for MLKKLAPYVLREVLPLYVVGALVFLLLTTTDLISGVVGILLSYHPTPRQAWLLYVTQVPRLLNQSLILAIPFAVLVGFGRLAKDSELKATAAGGVRPLNLAWPLLLPAALIGAFVFYNGAYLTPQAQAQWNTAWFSVYRQAPPPPVTTTYTYAQDGTLFSASRVETPQGATVANLTGVLVQTPTETITASTGSWDARAKTWTLPGGWVVRGDARPAEFHTPRTFPQRDEIARPTPPPAESTLPELRAELASGRLNVQERRTYQFNIARRYADAFTALGFAFAASALGLMVRNRAWAVTNVVFLILGFYIVWSTVPQLAGSGALPPNLAAWLPPGLLTLLGAALAWRLR